A region of Necator americanus strain Aroian chromosome I, whole genome shotgun sequence DNA encodes the following proteins:
- a CDS encoding hypothetical protein (NECATOR_CHRI.G4069.T1), with protein MQASSSGDPRIHVTLQYGNNKEMVILERTDEPQVFESLRRRARALVERTSPGESELHLFRHDYDSPSVLQHIGSISQLNNGCIVEVIVVDRNEKPTRPHVLEVKNYMTLTFCDFCGAMLTGLMRQGLHCVACKCNFHRRCTEAPRNNCVSATPGLSTMSPVPMGPGGIGVGTPLPPGTPSAALELPHTLAENNYLTPTKCKICDKMLKGLIRQGLKCRDCGVNVHNKCAHQLPSNCTLSDHAISRMSINESTPPPPSRGNLVNMDDEPSSSENIPLFRLPGQVSSRSTTQPKVEGWMIHFLLSDPERRLKHYWILANDAINMYNEYNEGVNPNKCYMVLPLAEILAITPHQGPPVHSKFPPHCFEIRTISNVVYCVGENLHAYSGGPPKKMPRSLSIRPPSNTQLWFQALKDALQPPVSRNDPPNAERALEFAELYQVLSEKVLGSGQFGTVYNAIQRHTGVEVAVKVISKERFSKKSNGVESMRAEVAILQRVCHSGIVRLEFMCETKDKIFVVMEKMNGDMLEMILSQAAGRLDERATRFLLVQILSALKYLHKQGIAHCDLKPENVLLSEMNTNFPQTKICDFGYARFIPESQFRKTIVGTPAYLPPEVLLRQGYNKSLDMWSVGVIIYVTLSGTFPFNEGEEIADQIQNAAFMFPAEPWGEVSPAAIDLIQRLLRVKIEERLTIEECLAHEWLKGEQLYRDLRSLELRLKCPRYLTSPADDEKYAEFLQQQGLVPQL; from the exons ATGCAGGCAAGTAGTAGCGGTGATCCTCGAATACATGTAACCCTACAATATGGGAACAATAAGGAGATGGTAATTCTGGAAAGGACAGATGAACCTCag gttttcgAATCGTTACGACGTCGAGCTCGTGCGTTAGTGGAAAGGACAAGTCCTGGCGAAAGTGAACTGCATCTGTTTCGACACGATTACGACTCGCCAAGCGTTTTACAGCATATTGGCAGTATATCGCAATTG AATAACGGTTGCATAGTGGAAGTGATTGTAGTGGATCGAAATGAGAAACCAACACGACCGCATGTGCTTGAG GTGAAAAACTACATGACGTTGACATTCTGTGACTTTTGCGGTGCTATGCTAACTGGTCTAATGCGTCAAGGACTTCATTGTGTCGCATGCAA ATGTAATTTCCATCGTCGCTGTACTGAAGCACCTCGTAACAATTGCGTATCGGCAACACCTGGCCTATCAACAATGAGTCCCGTACCGATGGGACCCGGAGGAATAGGAGTAGGAACTCCGCTTCCGCCGGGAACACCAA GTGCCGCCTTGGAACTTCCTCATACGCTCGCCGAAAACAATTACCTGACACCAACGAAGTGCAAAATTTGTGACAAAATGCTTAAGGGTTTAATTCGACAAGGATTAAAATGTAGGGATTGTGGG GTGAACGTTCACAACAAATGCGCTCATCAACTTCCATCAAATTGCACACTTTCCGATCATGCAATAAGTCGAATGAGCATCAATGAATCAACACCGCCACCACCATCTCGTGGAAATCTCGTCAATATGGATGATGAGCCAAGCAGCAGCGAGAATATACCGTTATTCCGATTGCCTG gtcAAGTCTCGTCCAGGAGCACAACCCAGCCAAAAGTGGAAGGATGGATGATTCATTTTCTGCTCTCGGATCCAGAGCGACGACTAAAACATTACTGGATTCTCGCAAACGATGCGATCAATATGTATAACGAGTATAATGAAG GTGTAAATCCGAATAAATGCTATATGGTGCTTCCTCTAGCTGAAATTCTCGCGATCACTCCTCATCAAGGACCACCAGTCCACTCCAA attccCTCCTCATTGCTTTGAGATCCGAACTATTTCTAATGTTGTTTACTGTGTTGGTGAGAATCTACATGCATACTCTGGTGGACCACCGAAGAAAATGCCTCGAAGTCTGAGTATTCGACCTCCTTCCAATACTCAGTTGTGGTTTCAG gCATTGAAAGATGCGCTACAACCACCAGTTAGTCGGAATGATCCACCAAACGCAGAACGAGCATTGGAGTTCGCTGAACTCTATCAG GTTCTCAGTGAAAAAGTGCTTGGTTCGGGTCAATTTGGAACCGTTTATAATGCAATTCAACGACATACTGGCGTTGAGGTAGCAGTAAAG GTAATTTCAAAAGAGCGATTTTCAAAGAAGAGCAACGGAGTAGAATCGATGAGAGCTGag GTTGCCATACTACAACGTGTATGTCATAGTGGAATCGTTCGTCTGGAATTCATGTGCGAAACAAAGGacaaaatatttgttgttatggaaaaaatgaatggagaTATGTTAGAAATGATACTTAGTCAG gctgcTGGACGGCTTGACGAACGTGCTACTCGTTTCCTCCTTGTGCAAATTTTATCCGCACTTAAATACCTCCATAAACAAGGAATCGCTCATTGTGATTTGAAAcctgaaaatgttcttctaTCTGAGATGAACACAAATTTTCCGCAGacaaaaatttgtgatttCGGCTACGCCAG GTTCATTCCCGAATCACAATTCCGTAAAACAATCGTTGGAACACCAGCCTACTTGCCTCCGGAAGTACTGCTTCGACAAG GTTACAATAAATCGCTGGACATGTGGTCTGTCGGTGTGATTATTTATGTGACGTTATCCGGGACGTTCCCATTCAATGAAGGAGAAGAG atAGCTGACCAGATCCAGAATGCCGCCTTCATGTTTCCGGCTGAACCTTGGGGAGAAGTATCACCAGCAGCTATTGATTTGATACAACGCCTTCTACGAGTCAAG ATCGAAGAACGCCTCACTATCGAGGAATGTTTGGCCCATGAATGGTTGAAAGGAGAACAATTATATCGTGATTTACGGAGTTTAGAGCTGCGATTGAAATGTCCACG ATATCTCACAAGTCCTGCTGATGATGAAAAATATGCAGAATTCTTACAACAACAAGGACTTGTCCCACAGTTATGA
- a CDS encoding hypothetical protein (NECATOR_CHRI.G4067.T1), whose amino-acid sequence MLRRLSFPQCTAVCRTRLSSSVPSTSQEESSEFNKTVANGVAHVTSLNVLTQERSVLRLRVPKIERTRRFRREFALPECAVAGLRNALISCDRSPKQLQHEADQLSNVLAQRRFPAPPSVVREARNKIKEVLRKQQNEEDIGDLVDSDSDSRINYKLRNEVDKILKKSNFNWKPLDIDTKEAAAAYALSRLAPNYAEIARVLEEIDAEEFSPSTVLDYGSGIGAGFWAVNEKFGSKVKDYCMVDPSENMIQFSMDIMRGGSGNLLFRNVTFRRHLTPSLRTKYDLVIAHRTLCELGSQESRLDLVASLWKRTNKYLVLIDSNLRDAFEALMEARDFLLCSGTQLHLEETRSLLEEKQLMSDSIEAVLSDRTLSDFERFCLVRDMVPHEITLPTALEPATVFAPCPHDLGCPKLGISACTFPIRWNVIRADGKRSPRENSGSETGKFSFIIIEKGVRQPQESMARILKIRRSNGHVTCDLCTAFKGLQRIAVSRRAGDLYQRARSRRDGELLPLTIDTVATENMFDLCSEKIAETQ is encoded by the exons ATGCTGCGCCGCCTCAGCTTTCCACAATGCACAGCTGTATGTCGTACGCGGTTGTCATCCTCAGTTCCATCGACATCGCAAGAGGAAAGTAGTGAATTCAACAAAACCGTAGCTAACGGTGTTGCGCACGTGACTTCACTAAATGTGTTGACTCAGGAAAGATCAGTTCTACGGCTACGAGTTCCAAAAATAGAGCGAACAAGGAGATTCAG AAGAGAATTCGCTCTCCCTGAATGCGCTGTTGCTGGTTTACGTAATGCACTTATTTCTTGTGATAGATCTCCGAAACAGCTTCAACATGAGGCGGACCAATTATCCAATGTATTGGCGCAAAGAAG GTTCCCCGCTCCTCCATCTGTGGTACGTGAAGCccgaaataaaatcaaagaagTCCTCAGAAAGCAACAAAACGAAGAAGATATTGGTGATCTCGTCGACAGTGACAGT GATTCTCGTATTAATTACAAGTTGCGGAATGAAGTTGATAAGATTTTAAAGAAGTCGAATTTTAATTGGAAGCCTCTCGACATTGATACAAAGGAAGCAGCTGCGGCGTACGCTTTATCCCG GTTGGCACCTAACTATGCAGAGATAGCTCGCGTATTGGAAGAAATTGATGCTGAAGAATTCTCGCCGTCAACAGTTCTGGATTACGGCAGTGGGATTGGTGCAG GATTCTGGGCTGTGAACGAAAAGTTTGGTTCGAAAGTGAAAGACTATTGCATGGTGGATCCTTCCGAAAATATGATACAGTTCTCGATGGACATAATGAGg GGAGGTTCCGGAAATCTTTTGTTTCGAAACGTAACCTTCCGTCGTCATCTTACTCCATCACTTCGAACAAAATATGACCTGGTCATTGCTCACAGAACCTTGTGTGAACTTGGTTCACAGGAATCTCGTCTGGATCTTGTGGCTTCCCTATGGAAAAGAACCAACAA GTATTTAGTCCTCATTGATTCCAATTTACGCGATGCTTTTGAGGCACTCATGGAAGCTCGTGATTTCCTTTTATGTTCGGGAACGCAGCTACATTTAGAAGAAACCAGATCCTTACTTGAG GAGAAACAATTGATGTCCGATAGCATAGAAGCGGTTCTGAGTGATCGTACTCTCAGTGATTTCGAACGATTTTGCTTAGTTCGAGATATG GTTCCTCATGAAATTACGCTGCCCACTGCTCTAGAACCAGCAACGGTATTTGCTCCATGTCCACACGATCTCGGATGTCCAAAGCTAGGGATAAG tgcatGTACGTTTCCTATACGATGGAATGTGATCCGAGCTGATGGAAAAAGATCGCCTCGTGAAAATTCAGGATCAGAgactggaaaattttcatttattattatagagAAGGGCGTACGACAACCTCAAGAAAGCATGGCGAGGATACTCAAG ATACGACGTTCGAACGGTCATGTCACTTGTGACCTTTGTACTGCATTCAAAGGACTGCAGAGAATTGCTGTTTCACGAAGGGCTGGTGACCTTTACCAACGGGCTCGCTCCCGACGAGATGGTGAACTTTTACCTTTAACAATAGATACGGTTGCCACAGAGAATATGTTTGATTTATGTAgtgaaaaaatagcagaaactcaatag
- a CDS encoding hypothetical protein (NECATOR_CHRI.G4066.T1): MKIWASEHVFDHDWETVVNAAWRKYPNPMNQGVTGMDVLRQTLQAGKILSERIIQSHFHIPSWATKLTGFSGTQYSHEFTVIDPQQRTMSLTTRNLNGSSFLRVDEKLTYTPLPEDPSKTVLKQEAVVTITLPAFVDYCEKTFIGVYSSNAAKGRKGVEWVIDQLKNEYTDISTKVSAEVLEMQEKVMNAFKGANQSTSPISP; encoded by the exons ATGAAGATTTGGGCTTCTGAACATGTCTTCGA TCATGACTGGGAGACAGTCGTTAATGCTGCATGGAGAAAATATCCAAATCCAATGAACCAAGGTGTGACAGGAATGGATGTTTTACGGCAAACATTGCAAGCTGGTAAAATCTTGTCGGAAAGGATTATTCAGTCACATTTCCACATTCCTTCTTGGGCAACGAAG ttaaCGGGATTTTCTGGAACACAATATTCACACGAATTCACAGTTATTGATCCCCAGCAACGGACTATGTCACTAACAACAAGAAAC CTCAAcggttcttcttttcttcgagTAGACGAAAAACTCACTTACACTCCTTTGCCAGAAGATCCATCAAA AACTGTATTGAAACAAGAAGCTGTTGTTACAATCACCTTACCAGCTTTCGTTGACTATTGTGAAAAGACTTTCATAGGAGTATATTCATCGAACGCGGCTAAG ggaaGAAAAGGCGTGGAGTGGGTGATAGACCAACTGAAGAACGAGTACACCGATATCTCAACAAAGGTCTCCGCTGAAGTTCTAGAAATGCAGGAAAAGGTTATGAACGCTTTTAAAGGCGCAAATCAATCGACGTCTCCCATATCACCTTAA
- a CDS encoding hypothetical protein (NECATOR_CHRI.G4065.T1) has protein sequence MSFLEPRMSWFGWGKSSNDDSSSHPTLETPSTPMDLSGGVSFDIADHSTSQPSSTVDHSPFSTPVLALDQIKSAGVPVTRQMTPYLQMDPSMFISSQPQYIMPDGGTGTSGKGKFEFALGHIGWAVGCGFAVGSIRGGFGELMNPETRKLVGKPWMTRMVNATVKHGSGYAQPAGAVVFMYSALEIALRSVRAEDELNGLGAGALTGAIYRSPHGLRASGIGALVGLVLSAAWTIANPDSRQRISEIFA, from the exons ATGAGTTTTCTTG AGCCTAGAATGTCTTGGTTTGGTTGGGGAAAATCCTCTAATGATGATAGCTCGTCACACCCAACTCTGGAAACTCCAAGCACACCTATGGATCTCAGTGGGGGAGTCTCATTCGACATTGCAGATCATTCCACATCCCAG CCTTCCTCTACGGTTGATCATTCCCCATTTTCCACTCCTGTCCTCGCCCTCGACCAAATCAAAAGCGCTGGTGTACCGGTTACCCGACAAATGACTCCGTACCTACAG ATGGATCCTTCCATGTTCATCAGTTCACAACCACAATATATCATGCCAGATGGTGGAACGGGTACTTCCGGCAAGGGAAAGTTTGAGTTCGCACTTGGACATATCGGTTGGGCTGTTGGTTGTGGGTTTGCTGTTGGATCGATTAGAGGAGGATTTGGGGAGTTGATGAATCCAGAAACAAGGAAACTG GTAGGAAAACCTTGGATGACACGTATGGTGAATGCCACTGTAAAACACGGTTCAGGATATGCTCAACCAGCCG GAGCGGTAGTTTTCATGTACTCGGCTTTGGAAATTGCCCTTCGCTCTGTACGTGCAGAAGACGAACTGAATGGGCTTGGTGCTGGTGCCCTTACCGGGGCCATATACCGTAGTCCTCATGGTTTGCGAGCAAGTGGAATAG GGGCTCTTGTTGGACTTGTTCTATCTGCAGCGTGGACGATAGCAAATCCAGACAGCAGACAACGAATCTCGGAAATATTTGCTTGA
- a CDS encoding hypothetical protein (NECATOR_CHRI.G4070.T1): protein MYRTAARVSSSSQEKAWSINAAHKVAMSNGYPAGDGATRQARYPSRRPNVVDGPEKIPFCLPYISDDMSRAVRGCLRKAGLKNDVRVVEIPPANLKAKLVRNRVYDRLCTTPSCVVCPCGREGDCTISGVVYRITCRLCGDDYIGETGRPLCIRVKEHLDGLAKSKTFTPLGAHRRICHPNSEVEVEVRILSYESEITARRTLEAFWITAKSPKMNKKDECIAITNELSPYQDLCGF, encoded by the coding sequence atgtacagaacggcggcaagagtctcatcgagtagccaggaaaaagcaTGGTCTATAAATGCggcccataaagtagcaatgtccaatgggtacccagctggagatggtgctacccgacaagcacggtatccctctcgaagacccaacgtagtggatggcccagagaagatccctttctgtttaccttatatatctgatgatatgagcagagcagtacggggctgtctacgaaaagcgggtctaaagaatgacgtgagggttgtggaaatacctccagcaaacctcaaggcgaagctggtacgtaaccgtgtgtatgatcgactctgcacaactcccagctgcgtggtttgcccgtgtggcagagagggtgattgcacgatatcgggagtggtgtatcgtatcacgtgcaggttgtgcggtgacgattatataggggaaacgggacgcccattgtgtattagggtcaaggagcatctagatggactcgcaaaatcaaaaaccttcaccccacttggagcacaccgtagaatatgtcatccaaactccgaagtagaggtagaagttcgtatattatcctacgagtccgaaatcacagcacgcagaacgcttgaggccttttggataaccgccaaaagtccaaaaatgaacaagaaggatgagtgcattgcgatcacaaacgagttatccccgtatcaagacttatgcgggttctga
- a CDS encoding hypothetical protein (NECATOR_CHRI.G4070.T2): MSNGYPAGDGATRQARYPSRRPNVVDGPEKIPFCLPYISDDMSRAVRGCLRKAGLKNDVRVVEIPPANLKAKLVRNRVYDRLCTTPSCVVCPCGREGDCTISGVVYRITCRLCGDDYIGETGRPLCIRVKEHLDGLAKSKTFTPLGAHRRICHPNSEVEVEVRILSYESEITARRTLEAFWITAKSPKMNKKDECIAITNELSPYQDLCGCGTWWSAELTSLANEALTKAISPKR, encoded by the exons atgtccaatgggtacccagctggagatggtgctacccgacaagcacggtatccctctcgaagacccaacgtagtggatggcccagagaagatccctttctgtttaccttatatatctgatgatatgagcagagcagtacggggctgtctacgaaaagcgggtctaaagaatgacgtgagggttgtggaaatacctccagcaaacctcaaggcgaagctggtacgtaaccgtgtgtatgatcgactctgcacaactcccagctgcgtggtttgcccgtgtggcagagagggtgattgcacgatatcgggagtggtgtatcgtatcacgtgcaggttgtgcggtgacgattatataggggaaacgggacgcccattgtgtattagggtcaaggagcatctagatggactcgcaaaatcaaaaaccttcaccccacttggagcacaccgtagaatatgtcatccaaactccgaagtagaggtagaagttcgtatattatcctacgagtccgaaatcacagcacgcagaacgcttgaggccttttggataaccgccaaaagtccaaaaatgaacaagaaggatgagtgcattgcgatcacaaacgagttatccccgtatcaagacttatgcgg ttgtggtacgtggtggtctgctgagttaacaagtctagctaatgag gctctgacgaaggcgatatcgccgaaacgttag
- a CDS encoding hypothetical protein (NECATOR_CHRI.G4068.T1): MTCSEVQQQVLQMELDKGGAFDFSNCIRNMALSRMGVAPPRVRSTGTTIVAATYKDGLVMGADSRATAGNIIADKHCEKVHYLTDSIYACGAGTAADLDQVTKMLSGTLRLMELNTGRKARVITALRHAKQHLFNYQGYVGAYLLIGGVDPTGPHLYECSANGTTMAKPFAAQGSGSYAAISILERDFKPGMTEEDAVNLVQRALHAGMHGDNASGNSLNLVIMRPGKTEFKGPIVPDFCKKPEPVDLPYKFKSGSTKVLKKKTIKFDVIESMDVSH, encoded by the exons ATGACTTGCTCCGAAGTTCAGCAACAGGTACTCCAAATGGAGTTGgacaagggtggtgcgtttGACTTCTCCAATTGTATCAGGAACATGGCTTTATCCAGAATGGGCGTAGCACCTCCGAGGGTCCGATCTACTGGTACCACAATTGTCGCTGCAACGTACAAG GATGGTCTTGTCATGGGTGCTGATTCTCGTGCCACTGCCGGAAATATTATTGCCGACAAACATTGTGAGAAAGTACACTACTTGACGGATTCAATTTACGCATGCGGAGCAGGAACGGCTGCAGATCTAGACCAG gtAACCAAAATGCTTTCTGGGACTCTTCGTTTGATGGAACTGAATACTGGTAGAAAAGCGCGTGTTATCACTGCTCTGCGTCATGCCAAACAGCATCTATTCAACTACCAGGGCTATGTAGGGGCCTACCTGCTTATTG GTGGTGTCGACCCAACTGGACCACATTTATACGAGTGTTCGGCAAATGGTACGACTATGGCGAAACCCTTTGCAGCGCAGGGTTCGGGAAGTTATGCAGCTATTTCTATTCTGGAAAGAGACTTCAAACCTGGCATGACC GAGGAAGATGCGGTAAATCTTGTGCAGCGGGCATTGCACGCTGGTATGCATGGAGACAATGCTTCGGGAAATAGTCTGAATCTTGTTATTATGCGACCAGGAAAAACAGAGTTCAAA GGTCCAATAGTGCCTGATTTCTGCAAGAAACCTGAACCAGTCGACTTGCCTTACAAATTCAAATCAGGTTCTACAAAagtgttgaagaaaaagacgaTCAAGTTCGACGTGATCGAATCGATGGATGTTAGTCACTAG